A genomic region of Candidatus Spechtbacteria bacterium contains the following coding sequences:
- the rodA gene encoding rod shape-determining protein RodA, with translation MILSLLKRYDWYMVGAAISLAALGLISQFNIARGDYNFFEHQFLWIMLGIVLFVAISAIDYRIFRHYSLPVLVIYILGAILLTTVLIVGSAIRGAQSWLVIGPLVITPIEFVKLTLVLLLAKYFAMRHIEIYRFRHIIVSGLYAAVPSFLVILQPELGSFIIIVSIWIGVMLVAGINYKQIVILIISAIVLISLAWSFGLHDYQRARVLTFLDPTKDPHGNGYNAIQSITAVGSGGWLGQGAGHGTQTQFGFLPEMHTDFIFAAISEEFGVIGAGLVLFLFALLIWRIIQLAKNSPNNFARLTSMGFAMMLFSQSFVNIGMNVGVMPITGIPLPFVSYGGSSIVSSFIALGFLQSIFMRSHSFFSYATIAE, from the coding sequence ATGATTCTATCATTACTCAAGCGCTACGACTGGTATATGGTCGGTGCCGCAATCTCACTCGCGGCGCTCGGTTTAATTTCGCAGTTTAATATCGCGCGCGGGGATTATAATTTTTTTGAACATCAATTTTTATGGATAATGCTTGGTATCGTGCTATTTGTCGCGATAAGCGCGATTGATTATCGTATTTTTCGTCATTACTCATTGCCTGTTTTAGTCATTTACATCCTTGGAGCCATTCTTCTTACTACTGTTTTAATTGTGGGGTCTGCAATCAGAGGCGCGCAAAGTTGGCTTGTTATTGGTCCCCTTGTTATTACTCCGATAGAGTTTGTAAAGCTTACATTGGTTCTTTTGCTGGCGAAATATTTTGCCATGCGCCATATAGAGATATATCGCTTTCGCCATATTATTGTTTCCGGATTGTATGCGGCAGTCCCATCTTTCCTTGTGATATTACAGCCAGAGCTCGGCTCATTTATTATTATTGTTAGCATTTGGATTGGCGTCATGCTTGTGGCTGGCATAAATTATAAGCAGATCGTAATTCTTATTATTAGCGCGATAGTGCTTATTTCTTTAGCGTGGAGCTTTGGCTTGCACGACTATCAGAGGGCGCGCGTATTGACATTCCTCGACCCAACTAAAGATCCGCATGGTAATGGTTACAACGCAATCCAGTCAATCACGGCTGTTGGCTCCGGCGGGTGGCTAGGCCAGGGCGCAGGCCACGGTACGCAAACTCAATTCGGATTCTTGCCAGAAATGCACACGGATTTTATTTTCGCTGCCATCTCGGAGGAGTTTGGCGTAATCGGTGCCGGCCTTGTGCTTTTCCTTTTCGCCTTGCTAATATGGCGGATTATACAGCTTGCCAAAAATTCTCCGAATAATTTTGCGCGCCTCACCTCTATGGGTTTTGCCATGATGCTGTTTTCTCAATCTTTTGTAAATATTGGAATGAATGTAGGCGTTATGCCAATAACTGGAATTCCCTTGCCATTTGTAAGCTACGGGGGAAGCAGTATCGTCAGCTCTTTTATAGCGTTAGGTTTCTTACAAAGCATTTTTATGAGATCGCACAGTTTTTTCTCTTACGCGACTATTGCAGAGTAG